The sequence AAATATTTAtacatttataaatacattttatgtatAAATTCAAAAAATACACACAATCCGAGTTCAATCAACTCAAGCTAGTCTAGTTTGAAATGGCAGTCCCATATACAGTATTTGGTGAAAGAGCAGAAGATCAAAGGCACAGGAATTAATAATTCAAGAGTTACTTATCCCTGCAAATCCTACCAGTTATATCACTAATACAGTATATCCCCATTGCAAGACCTTAAAATATAAATTAGGAACATTACCAATAAAAACAAGTTCCACATTTTTTTTATCATACTTATATCAACTAGCATCACCAGTTTATAATAGTTTTTAATATCTTGAATAAATTAAGGCTTAAAACAGGGTTTGTAATTCTTTCGAAGAAAACCCTGATATTTTCTTTCAATTAATTTAAGTCTGTTCAGAGTCAACACATATGAACCTTACCATGTACAACCCCATGAATACACTTGTAGTGTGAAAAGACTAAACCCTCCTcttgtagactgtagtgtagaggGACTATACTGTAGTTATATGTACCGTGTATTTGCTTGAATGGTACAATTATATCTGTTCCCAATTGTTCTGCCCCACAGAATATgccactgaatacacacacacacacacatcctgactCGCTCTCTGACAAACCAGAAACCTGTTTCCCAGACCTATTATGtgcaaacagtccagcagaacaAACATGTTCTTAAACGATACTACACATAGACCAAATCATGGCCCTGTGCCCTGCTGCTCTCTTCTTGGTCTCCCTCCTCCTGTGTCAGGGCCTCAGAGTCTGCCTCGTCCCCATCAAAACCCTCCTCATACTCTATGCCAATGGGCTTGGGACAGCTGTAGGGGTGGCCATTGTCATCGAAGAAGCGTCGGAAAGTGAACTCGTAGAAGGCGTGCTCGGGGTGCTTGCCGTTCCTGAACCACCCATTGAGGGTGTCGTTGTGGTTGCCCTCACCTTCGTTGTTGCTGCTCCACAGCTTGTCTGGATCCACCGGGTCAAAGTTAGAGGTGTCTGTGCAGTGAGCGATGGTGGGGATGTAGGGGGCCGGCTGCATTTGCCGCAGGTCGTTGGAGAAGTTGATGGTCTTAAAGAAGGGCTGCACCTTGATCTCGTCGGCACCGTTCTTGCCGAGGCGGTCCTCGGGGCCACGGCATAGTTTAATGATAAGGTCTGATGCCTCTGGGCTCAGCTTTGCTTGAGGGGGGATGTGCAGGGTGGTCTGCCAGTTTATCACCTGGGTAGAATAATGAACCAGAGCTTTAAACATAGAGCGGAGGACAACAGCACTTAACAAACCAGGCCAACATGAGATATGCTCAGTTTTTAACTGGTTGATTTACCTTGAGCTGAGTTTCCAGGGGTGTAGTTGCTAAGAAAGGAGGTTGCCCAACCACCATTTCATACAGAATGACaccaacactccaccaatcacacAGTTGGGTGTATCCTTGAACAGTGAGGTAACACAGTCACATGTTAGACACAATAACATGATGCACAAGAGACAAATAATAACCTTTCAAAATTCCACTCCTGCACTGGTCATTCAAACATCACCGATAATATTTTCAACTTCAGAGCGGATTCAAATTTCCCTTTCACAGGCTTACCCGTCCTTAGCAGCACCTCTGGAGCGATGTAGTTAGGTGTCCCCACCAGGGAGTGAGCCAGGCAGCGTTGGTGTTGCcttgccttcctcctctccaggggCTTGAGCCGGTCTGCACATCGACAGTTAGATGGGTCCTGCTCCCATTCCTTACTGAAGTCCATGCTGTCCTGCCGAACATGGTCTCCTGCAGAGAGACACGACACAAAGATTTGCCTGGCTTTACTGACAATGAAAAGGGGGAGAACAGTGTTACCCTAAAGACCAAAACATCCTCTTGGATTGAAGCAGCAACAAGAATCATAAAACATGGATCATACTAACCACTCTGGTAGTACTTCGAGTCATGTGTCCAGCGGAAGCCGGTGCAGAGGCCAAAGTCGGTGAGCTTGATGTGTCCGTCCCGGTCTATGAGGATGTTGTCTGGCTTGATGTCGCGGTGGATGAAGCCCATCCTGTGCACGCTCTCCACGGCGCAAGTGAGCTCAGCGATGTAGAACTGAGCCAACTCCTCTTTGAAGAGGCCCAGGCGGATCAGCAGACTCATCATGTCTCCTCCGGGGATGTAGTCCATCACAAAGTACAGGTTGTCCTTGTCCTGGAAGGAGTAGTAGAGCCGCACCACCCACTCATTATCAGCCTCAGCCAGGATGTCTCGCTCTGCCTTGACGTGGGCCACCTGGTTCCTGAGGAGAACGTCCTTCTTGCGCAGCGTCTTCATGGCGTACAGGGCTCCAGTGTCCTCCTTCCGGGCTAGACATACCTCTCCAAAGGCACCGATGCCCAGGGTCTTGATCCTCTTAAACATGGACTTGTCCATCTTGGCCCGCTTCAGTCGGATGTAGTTGGACTCTTTCTGAGACAGCATCATGCGCATCTGCTCCTGGGCATCCCCTGACAACTTGACCTAAATTGCAAAATATGACAATTTACATTCAGGCCCTTAAGAGAACCACAGAACATGAATTAGACACAAAATAAGACAACCACAGATGTATTAGCAAAGCAATGGATTTAACCTGGCAGAATGCTGGCCCAGGTCAAGGAACACAAAATAGTAAGCATTAAAAACACATTAGAAAGGTAAGAGATAAAAAAACAACCAAAGAGATACAGCAGACGTTCTCAATAAGGCTGGTTGTCTTGGCAAGCATCATTTAAGCTGGACGGAGCACTAAACATGGAAAGTAGATGGGAAGGCATGCATCTCCCTAAGGAGTTGGTGTGATGCGGTCAGTCAGCAGAGGGCATCATGCTGTTCAATTAAAGTGGCCCATCTTTCAACAGCTGCTTACTTGGTCACTGATCTGTGTGGACTATTCAGGACACAGCATTGATAGGAGATACCTTTACCTTCTACATCAGCTGTTAGTGACAgcagggagagaaaaggagagaaagagagacagctaAGCAGAAGGGAAGAATATAACATTCAAAAGAATGAAAAtataaaacaggaaataaatagtAAAGAGTCAGGAAGATTGAAAGCCAGGACTGCATGACAACATATTTGAAGAGGGTGCCAGAATCTTAAGGTTGACTGTGATTGGACATGCCAAATCCATTACAGTGAAAATGTAGGCCTTTCAGCTAATAAATAAATATCCTGTATTCCTCCGAATTGAATAGACCAAATGTATTTAGATTATACCATTGTTTAGACCAAATTTAACTCACAGGGACATTATAAGCAGTGACTGTGTACTCTCACCCTCTGCATCTCACTCTCCAGCTGTTTCTTCCTATGGATCCTCATCTGGTGGTTCTTCAGGATGTTCTCAACGTGCTGCTCCATGAAGAACTTGAAGGCCTGGGGAGAGTAGAGAGGCACTCTGGGGTCTCCTCGTCGTTCCTCGTCTTTCTTGTTCCGGCGTACAGGCACTGGAGATGTGGTGATCTGTTTATTCTCCTTCTCTGTTCCCACAGCAGCAAAGTCTGGGCCTTCTGGCCTGTCACTAGCAGTGCTGCTACAATCCTCCTCCTCTGcagcctcctctctcccagaACTGGGCTTGGGCCCTGGGTCATAGGCAGGGCAGTGTGCAACAGGCTGCTGGAGGAGGTGTTTGGGGTATGGGGGTGGAGGACCCTGGTAACTGGGCACCTCTGCTACTGGCATGGGTACCTGGGGCATGGGTGCTGGTGGTAGCAGCTCCTGGTAGGTAGTGGGAGGTGCAGGGGGCTGATGCATCCAGGGTGGGTGTGCGGGGGCCACGGCAGTGTGTAGCTCAGGCTTCTGCACACGCATGCTCTTCACAGGCTGCAGGATGGGGGCCTGGGTGATGGCTGTCACTGTGGTGGCAGAGGGCTTGGAGCTGGCCGGGTGGCCCTGCCTGTTGCTCATCTGGTGGCTGTTGAAAGAGCTGGATCGGACAGGGATGGTGTGCTGCTGCCATGACGGGGACACGTCCTGGTTACTACTACCTGGGGAGGACTGAGGCTGGCCAGGGGGGGCTTGGGACCAGGACTGAGGCACGCCCATGTTGTACATGTCAAGGTTGTGACTGTTCCGGTTAGGCACCATCATGGACTGGGGGAGGTTACCCCCGTTGATGTAGGATGGGGAGGAGGCAGGTCCTCCGGCCTGCATCTGTTGAGCGGTTGGGCTTTGTCTGTTACTCTGATTCACTGGGTAAGGGGGAGGGGGTTGTCTGCTGCCACCACTCTGGTGACCCATGTAGTCTGGCTGAGTGGAGCCGTTCTGAGACCAGCTGGAGGGGAAGCTGAATTTGTTACCCCCAGAGCTCTGCATGATGATGGGCTGACGGCCCATGGGCACTGGGCTGATGCCCCTCTGGTTCTGGGGGGCTGAGTAGCCTTCAGGCCAGGCCCCTTGGGGAACAGGAGAGATGCGGGGCACGAGGTAATCCATGTTGCCAGAGAAGCGCTTAGTGGAGAGGTTACTGTCCCAGGAAGGTGGGGGCGGGGTTGCACCTCTGTTTGGGG is a genomic window of Oncorhynchus nerka isolate Pitt River linkage group LG24, Oner_Uvic_2.0, whole genome shotgun sequence containing:
- the LOC115107682 gene encoding serine/threonine-protein kinase LATS1-like, coding for MKRGEKPEGYRQMRPKTFPASNYSGNSHQMLQEIRESLRNLSRPSDLPKVDMGGAGKVMPEDPRQQGRCSNPKNPYHKALQEIRKSLMPFANEPSSSGRTAEVNKQMLLELLSAGFEEEMVIRALKQTNSRSVEAAIEYISKMSYQDPVREQMVAAAARPVNAGMKAPGSSHIQQPVLRRQSWKGSKESLVQRHGPMMVEGMIYHSDSPGPQGDLAGRGPPPAFPQGHPGNNQRVNPPLPPQVRSVTPPPNRGATPPPPSWDSNLSTKRFSGNMDYLVPRISPVPQGAWPEGYSAPQNQRGISPVPMGRQPIIMQSSGGNKFSFPSSWSQNGSTQPDYMGHQSGGSRQPPPPYPVNQSNRQSPTAQQMQAGGPASSPSYINGGNLPQSMMVPNRNSHNLDMYNMGVPQSWSQAPPGQPQSSPGSSNQDVSPSWQQHTIPVRSSSFNSHQMSNRQGHPASSKPSATTVTAITQAPILQPVKSMRVQKPELHTAVAPAHPPWMHQPPAPPTTYQELLPPAPMPQVPMPVAEVPSYQGPPPPYPKHLLQQPVAHCPAYDPGPKPSSGREEAAEEEDCSSTASDRPEGPDFAAVGTEKENKQITTSPVPVRRNKKDEERRGDPRVPLYSPQAFKFFMEQHVENILKNHQMRIHRKKQLESEMQRVKLSGDAQEQMRMMLSQKESNYIRLKRAKMDKSMFKRIKTLGIGAFGEVCLARKEDTGALYAMKTLRKKDVLLRNQVAHVKAERDILAEADNEWVVRLYYSFQDKDNLYFVMDYIPGGDMMSLLIRLGLFKEELAQFYIAELTCAVESVHRMGFIHRDIKPDNILIDRDGHIKLTDFGLCTGFRWTHDSKYYQSGDHVRQDSMDFSKEWEQDPSNCRCADRLKPLERRKARQHQRCLAHSLVGTPNYIAPEVLLRTGYTQLCDWWSVGVILYEMVVGQPPFLATTPLETQLKVINWQTTLHIPPQAKLSPEASDLIIKLCRGPEDRLGKNGADEIKVQPFFKTINFSNDLRQMQPAPYIPTIAHCTDTSNFDPVDPDKLWSSNNEGEGNHNDTLNGWFRNGKHPEHAFYEFTFRRFFDDNGHPYSCPKPIGIEYEEGFDGDEADSEALTQEEGDQEESSRAQGHDLVYV